A part of Brassica rapa cultivar Chiifu-401-42 chromosome A05, CAAS_Brap_v3.01, whole genome shotgun sequence genomic DNA contains:
- the LOC103870303 gene encoding uncharacterized protein LOC103870303 isoform X4, whose protein sequence is MARQRPKQLEPNKIGSSKVGFDGGEEEEGWVFVKKQRVIIVLPSLPLPEPFSVEKPPGTSSQSQAERRDSVDVADTREAARVVVVPSLSLPEEFVLKKPETCQSLVELRDIIAADIHETTRLHAVVVPSLPLPEPFVLQKPPATSQLQAELRDGVVNMEKATPLHTMVPYVHLQKPETSQTQAEFRADKHEASLPVTEHITLQSQAEIRAEEMRKATLVHTVVPSLPITEHITLQKPVTSQSQAKIIVDKATLAHTVMPSRSVTEHITLQKPAASQSQAEFRAKETRKATLLSTVGPKLPVTEHRTLQKPVTSQSQAELRAKETFKATGVQAVAPSLPVLDYCTLQKAATSHSQDELRAKTRKATLVHAVEPYLPVTGHLTLQKPATSQSQAELRAKETLKAPKATQAVVPSLPVLDYCTLQNPARDFVSDAQETADFQAVDKPERVMDRSYTTRKAPGPRRSSQDCRMDSDRRMANQRSRRTGHNKPIRFPRVMCSSVVMDNEKLRVVNLEKKVEKAGGLNEWVGSIGLGREFERMLRGQRMSKFQMANLTMEKLKQMGALAVGPRRKLIHAIRCVYHPHCLRASFN, encoded by the exons ATGGCGAGGCAAAGGCCGAAGCAGCTGGAGCCAAACAAGATTGGTTCTTCCAAGGTGGGTTTtgatggaggagaagaagaagaaggttggGTTTTTGTTAAGAAGCAGAGAGTCATCATTGTCTTGCCTTCTCTTCCTCTACCTGAGCCTTTCTCCGTGGAGAAGCCTCCTGGTACTTCTTCTCAATCACAAGCTGAGCGTAGAGACTCTGTTGATGTTGCTGATACTCGAGAAGCTGCTCGTGTGGTGGTGGTGCCTTCTCTTTCTCTACCTGAGgaatttgttttgaagaagCCTGAGACTTGTCAGTCACTAGTTGAGTTGAGAGACATTATTGCTGCGGATATACATGAGACTACTCGTCTTCACGCAGTGGTGGTGCCTTCTCTTCCTCTACCTGAGCCTTTCGTTTTGCAGAAGCCTCCTGCAACTTCTCAGTTACAAGCTGAGTTAAGAGATGGTGTTGTGAATATGGAAAAAGCTACTCCTCTTCATACAATGGTGCCTTATGTTCATTTGCAGAAACCTGAAACTTCTCAAACGCAAGCCGAGTTTAGAGCAGATAAGCATGAAG CTTCTCTTCCGGTAACTGAACATATCACTTTGCAATCACAAGCTGAGATAAGAGCTGAGGAGATGCGCAAAGCTACTCTTGTTCACACTGTGGTGCCTTCTCTTCCGATAACTGAACATATAACTTTGCAGAAGCCTGTAACTTCTCAGTCACAAGCTAAGATAATAGTGGACAAAGCTACTCTTGCTCACACAGTGATGCCTTCTCGTTCGGTAACTGAACATATCACTTTGCAAAAGCCTGCAGCTTCACAATCACAGGCTGAGTTTAGAGCCAAGGAGACGCGTAAAGCTACTCTTCTTAGCACTGTGGGGCCTAAACTTCCAGTAACAGAGCATCGCACTTTACAGAAGCCTGTAACTTCTCAGTCACAAGCTGAGCTAAGAGCCAAGGAGACGTTCAAAGCTACTGGTGTTCAAGCAGTGGCGCCTTCTCTTCCTGTGCTTGACTATTGCACTTTGCAGAAGGCTGCAACTTCGCATTCACAAGATGAGTTAAGAGCCAAGACTCGCAAAGCTACTCTTGTTCACGCAGTGGAGCCTTATCTTCCAGTAACTGGGCATCTCACTTTGCAGAAGCCTGCAACTTCCCAATCACAAGCTGAGCTAAGAGCCAAGGAGACGCTCAAAGCGCCCAAAGCTACTCAAGCAGTGGTGCCTTCTCTTCCTGTGCTTGACTATTGCACTTTGCAGAATCCTGCAAGAGACTTTGTATCAGATGCTCAGGAAACAGCTGATTTTCAAGCTGTGGACAAACCGGAGAGGGTAATGGATCGCAGTTACACAACCAGGAAAGCTCCAGGTCCAAGGAGATCATCCCAAGATTGTAGAATGGATTCAGATAGAAGGATGGCAAACCAAAGGAGCCGTCGTACAGGTCACAACAAGCCTATAAGGTTTCCTAGAGTGATGTGCAGCTCTGTGGTTATGGACAACGAGAAGCTGAGAGTGGTGAATCTAGAGAAGAAGGTTGAGAAGGCAGGAGGGTTGAACGAATGGGTAGGATCTATAGGATTGGGGAGAGAGTTTGAGAGGATGCTGAGAGGACAGAGGATGAGTAAGTTTCAAATGGCGAATTTGACAATGGAGAAGCTTAAGCAGATGGGTGCTTTAGCCGTTGGACCTAGAAGAAAGCTTATACATGCTATTCGTTGTGTCTATCACCCTCATTGTCTTCGTGCTTCCTTTAACTAA
- the LOC103870303 gene encoding uncharacterized protein LOC103870303 isoform X3 codes for MARQRPKQLEPNKIGSSKVGFDGGEEEEGWVFVKKQRVIIVLPSLPLPEPFSVEKPPGTSSQSQAERRDSVDVADTREAARVVVVPSLSLPEEFVLKKPETCQSLVELRDIIAADIHETTRLHAVVVPSLPLPEPFVLQKPPATSQLQAELRDGVVNMEKATPLHTMVPYVHLQKPETSQTQAEFRADKHEASLVHTVVSSLPVTEHTTLQKPATSKSQAELRARKAALAHSAVSSLPVTEHITLQSQAEIRAEEMRKATLVHTVVPSLPITEHITLQKPVTSQSQAEFRAKETRKATLLSTVGPKLPVTEHRTLQKPVTSQSQAELRAKETFKATGVQAVAPSLPVLDYCTLQKAATSHSQDELRAKTRKATLVHAVEPYLPVTGHLTLQKPATSQSQAELRAKETLKAPKATQAVVPSLPVLDYCTLQNPARDFVSDAQETADFQAVDKPERVMDRSYTTRKAPGPRRSSQDCRMDSDRRMANQRSRRTGHNKPIRFPRVMCSSVVMDNEKLRVVNLEKKVEKAGGLNEWVGSIGLGREFERMLRGQRMSKFQMANLTMEKLKQMGALAVGPRRKLIHAIRCVYHPHCLRASFN; via the exons ATGGCGAGGCAAAGGCCGAAGCAGCTGGAGCCAAACAAGATTGGTTCTTCCAAGGTGGGTTTtgatggaggagaagaagaagaaggttggGTTTTTGTTAAGAAGCAGAGAGTCATCATTGTCTTGCCTTCTCTTCCTCTACCTGAGCCTTTCTCCGTGGAGAAGCCTCCTGGTACTTCTTCTCAATCACAAGCTGAGCGTAGAGACTCTGTTGATGTTGCTGATACTCGAGAAGCTGCTCGTGTGGTGGTGGTGCCTTCTCTTTCTCTACCTGAGgaatttgttttgaagaagCCTGAGACTTGTCAGTCACTAGTTGAGTTGAGAGACATTATTGCTGCGGATATACATGAGACTACTCGTCTTCACGCAGTGGTGGTGCCTTCTCTTCCTCTACCTGAGCCTTTCGTTTTGCAGAAGCCTCCTGCAACTTCTCAGTTACAAGCTGAGTTAAGAGATGGTGTTGTGAATATGGAAAAAGCTACTCCTCTTCATACAATGGTGCCTTATGTTCATTTGCAGAAACCTGAAACTTCTCAAACGCAAGCCGAGTTTAGAGCAGATAAGCATGAAGCTTCTCTTGTTCACACAGTGGTGTCTTCTCTTCCAGTAACTGAGCATACCACTTTGCAGAAGCCTGCAACTTCGAAATCACAAGCTGAGTTAAGAGCGCGCAAAGCTGCTCTTGCTCACTCTGCGGTGTCTTCTCTTCCGGTAACTGAACATATCACTTTGCAATCACAAGCTGAGATAAGAGCTGAGGAGATGCGCAAAGCTACTCTTGTTCACACTGTGGTGCCTTCTCTTCCGATAACTGAACATATAACTTTGCAGAAGCCTGTAACTTCTCAGTCACAA GCTGAGTTTAGAGCCAAGGAGACGCGTAAAGCTACTCTTCTTAGCACTGTGGGGCCTAAACTTCCAGTAACAGAGCATCGCACTTTACAGAAGCCTGTAACTTCTCAGTCACAAGCTGAGCTAAGAGCCAAGGAGACGTTCAAAGCTACTGGTGTTCAAGCAGTGGCGCCTTCTCTTCCTGTGCTTGACTATTGCACTTTGCAGAAGGCTGCAACTTCGCATTCACAAGATGAGTTAAGAGCCAAGACTCGCAAAGCTACTCTTGTTCACGCAGTGGAGCCTTATCTTCCAGTAACTGGGCATCTCACTTTGCAGAAGCCTGCAACTTCCCAATCACAAGCTGAGCTAAGAGCCAAGGAGACGCTCAAAGCGCCCAAAGCTACTCAAGCAGTGGTGCCTTCTCTTCCTGTGCTTGACTATTGCACTTTGCAGAATCCTGCAAGAGACTTTGTATCAGATGCTCAGGAAACAGCTGATTTTCAAGCTGTGGACAAACCGGAGAGGGTAATGGATCGCAGTTACACAACCAGGAAAGCTCCAGGTCCAAGGAGATCATCCCAAGATTGTAGAATGGATTCAGATAGAAGGATGGCAAACCAAAGGAGCCGTCGTACAGGTCACAACAAGCCTATAAGGTTTCCTAGAGTGATGTGCAGCTCTGTGGTTATGGACAACGAGAAGCTGAGAGTGGTGAATCTAGAGAAGAAGGTTGAGAAGGCAGGAGGGTTGAACGAATGGGTAGGATCTATAGGATTGGGGAGAGAGTTTGAGAGGATGCTGAGAGGACAGAGGATGAGTAAGTTTCAAATGGCGAATTTGACAATGGAGAAGCTTAAGCAGATGGGTGCTTTAGCCGTTGGACCTAGAAGAAAGCTTATACATGCTATTCGTTGTGTCTATCACCCTCATTGTCTTCGTGCTTCCTTTAACTAA
- the LOC103870303 gene encoding uncharacterized protein LOC103870303 isoform X5: protein MARQRPKQLEPNKIGSSKVGFDGGEEEEGWVFVKKQRVIIVLPSLPLPEPFSVEKPPGTSSQSQAERRDSVDVADTREAARVVVVPSLSLPEEFVLKKPETCQSLVELRDIIAADIHETTRLHAVVVPSLPLPEPFVLQKPPATSQLQAELRDGVVNMEKATPLHTMVPYVHLQKPETSQTQAEFRADKHEASLVHTVVSSLPVTEHTTLQKPATSKSQAELRAEEMRKATLVHTVVPSLPITEHITLQKPVTSQSQAEFRAKETRKATLLSTVGPKLPVTEHRTLQKPVTSQSQAELRAKETFKATGVQAVAPSLPVLDYCTLQKAATSHSQDELRAKTRKATLVHAVEPYLPVTGHLTLQKPATSQSQAELRAKETLKAPKATQAVVPSLPVLDYCTLQNPARDFVSDAQETADFQAVDKPERVMDRSYTTRKAPGPRRSSQDCRMDSDRRMANQRSRRTGHNKPIRFPRVMCSSVVMDNEKLRVVNLEKKVEKAGGLNEWVGSIGLGREFERMLRGQRMSKFQMANLTMEKLKQMGALAVGPRRKLIHAIRCVYHPHCLRASFN from the exons ATGGCGAGGCAAAGGCCGAAGCAGCTGGAGCCAAACAAGATTGGTTCTTCCAAGGTGGGTTTtgatggaggagaagaagaagaaggttggGTTTTTGTTAAGAAGCAGAGAGTCATCATTGTCTTGCCTTCTCTTCCTCTACCTGAGCCTTTCTCCGTGGAGAAGCCTCCTGGTACTTCTTCTCAATCACAAGCTGAGCGTAGAGACTCTGTTGATGTTGCTGATACTCGAGAAGCTGCTCGTGTGGTGGTGGTGCCTTCTCTTTCTCTACCTGAGgaatttgttttgaagaagCCTGAGACTTGTCAGTCACTAGTTGAGTTGAGAGACATTATTGCTGCGGATATACATGAGACTACTCGTCTTCACGCAGTGGTGGTGCCTTCTCTTCCTCTACCTGAGCCTTTCGTTTTGCAGAAGCCTCCTGCAACTTCTCAGTTACAAGCTGAGTTAAGAGATGGTGTTGTGAATATGGAAAAAGCTACTCCTCTTCATACAATGGTGCCTTATGTTCATTTGCAGAAACCTGAAACTTCTCAAACGCAAGCCGAGTTTAGAGCAGATAAGCATGAAGCTTCTCTTGTTCACACAGTGGTGTCTTCTCTTCCAGTAACTGAGCATACCACTTTGCAGAAGCCTGCAACTTCGAAATCACAAGCTGAGT TAAGAGCTGAGGAGATGCGCAAAGCTACTCTTGTTCACACTGTGGTGCCTTCTCTTCCGATAACTGAACATATAACTTTGCAGAAGCCTGTAACTTCTCAGTCACAA GCTGAGTTTAGAGCCAAGGAGACGCGTAAAGCTACTCTTCTTAGCACTGTGGGGCCTAAACTTCCAGTAACAGAGCATCGCACTTTACAGAAGCCTGTAACTTCTCAGTCACAAGCTGAGCTAAGAGCCAAGGAGACGTTCAAAGCTACTGGTGTTCAAGCAGTGGCGCCTTCTCTTCCTGTGCTTGACTATTGCACTTTGCAGAAGGCTGCAACTTCGCATTCACAAGATGAGTTAAGAGCCAAGACTCGCAAAGCTACTCTTGTTCACGCAGTGGAGCCTTATCTTCCAGTAACTGGGCATCTCACTTTGCAGAAGCCTGCAACTTCCCAATCACAAGCTGAGCTAAGAGCCAAGGAGACGCTCAAAGCGCCCAAAGCTACTCAAGCAGTGGTGCCTTCTCTTCCTGTGCTTGACTATTGCACTTTGCAGAATCCTGCAAGAGACTTTGTATCAGATGCTCAGGAAACAGCTGATTTTCAAGCTGTGGACAAACCGGAGAGGGTAATGGATCGCAGTTACACAACCAGGAAAGCTCCAGGTCCAAGGAGATCATCCCAAGATTGTAGAATGGATTCAGATAGAAGGATGGCAAACCAAAGGAGCCGTCGTACAGGTCACAACAAGCCTATAAGGTTTCCTAGAGTGATGTGCAGCTCTGTGGTTATGGACAACGAGAAGCTGAGAGTGGTGAATCTAGAGAAGAAGGTTGAGAAGGCAGGAGGGTTGAACGAATGGGTAGGATCTATAGGATTGGGGAGAGAGTTTGAGAGGATGCTGAGAGGACAGAGGATGAGTAAGTTTCAAATGGCGAATTTGACAATGGAGAAGCTTAAGCAGATGGGTGCTTTAGCCGTTGGACCTAGAAGAAAGCTTATACATGCTATTCGTTGTGTCTATCACCCTCATTGTCTTCGTGCTTCCTTTAACTAA
- the LOC103870303 gene encoding uncharacterized protein LOC103870303 isoform X1 encodes MARQRPKQLEPNKIGSSKVGFDGGEEEEGWVFVKKQRVIIVLPSLPLPEPFSVEKPPGTSSQSQAERRDSVDVADTREAARVVVVPSLSLPEEFVLKKPETCQSLVELRDIIAADIHETTRLHAVVVPSLPLPEPFVLQKPPATSQLQAELRDGVVNMEKATPLHTMVPYVHLQKPETSQTQAEFRADKHEASLVHTVVSSLPVTEHTTLQKPATSKSQAELRARKAALAHSAVSSLPVTEHITLQSQAEIRAEEMRKATLVHTVVPSLPITEHITLQKPVTSQSQAKIIVDKATLAHTVMPSRSVTEHITLQKPAASQSQAEFRAKETRKATLLSTVGPKLPVTEHRTLQKPVTSQSQAELRAKETFKATGVQAVAPSLPVLDYCTLQKAATSHSQDELRAKTRKATLVHAVEPYLPVTGHLTLQKPATSQSQAELRAKETLKAPKATQAVVPSLPVLDYCTLQNPARDFVSDAQETADFQAVDKPERVMDRSYTTRKAPGPRRSSQDCRMDSDRRMANQRSRRTGHNKPIRFPRVMCSSVVMDNEKLRVVNLEKKVEKAGGLNEWVGSIGLGREFERMLRGQRMSKFQMANLTMEKLKQMGALAVGPRRKLIHAIRCVYHPHCLRASFN; translated from the coding sequence ATGGCGAGGCAAAGGCCGAAGCAGCTGGAGCCAAACAAGATTGGTTCTTCCAAGGTGGGTTTtgatggaggagaagaagaagaaggttggGTTTTTGTTAAGAAGCAGAGAGTCATCATTGTCTTGCCTTCTCTTCCTCTACCTGAGCCTTTCTCCGTGGAGAAGCCTCCTGGTACTTCTTCTCAATCACAAGCTGAGCGTAGAGACTCTGTTGATGTTGCTGATACTCGAGAAGCTGCTCGTGTGGTGGTGGTGCCTTCTCTTTCTCTACCTGAGgaatttgttttgaagaagCCTGAGACTTGTCAGTCACTAGTTGAGTTGAGAGACATTATTGCTGCGGATATACATGAGACTACTCGTCTTCACGCAGTGGTGGTGCCTTCTCTTCCTCTACCTGAGCCTTTCGTTTTGCAGAAGCCTCCTGCAACTTCTCAGTTACAAGCTGAGTTAAGAGATGGTGTTGTGAATATGGAAAAAGCTACTCCTCTTCATACAATGGTGCCTTATGTTCATTTGCAGAAACCTGAAACTTCTCAAACGCAAGCCGAGTTTAGAGCAGATAAGCATGAAGCTTCTCTTGTTCACACAGTGGTGTCTTCTCTTCCAGTAACTGAGCATACCACTTTGCAGAAGCCTGCAACTTCGAAATCACAAGCTGAGTTAAGAGCGCGCAAAGCTGCTCTTGCTCACTCTGCGGTGTCTTCTCTTCCGGTAACTGAACATATCACTTTGCAATCACAAGCTGAGATAAGAGCTGAGGAGATGCGCAAAGCTACTCTTGTTCACACTGTGGTGCCTTCTCTTCCGATAACTGAACATATAACTTTGCAGAAGCCTGTAACTTCTCAGTCACAAGCTAAGATAATAGTGGACAAAGCTACTCTTGCTCACACAGTGATGCCTTCTCGTTCGGTAACTGAACATATCACTTTGCAAAAGCCTGCAGCTTCACAATCACAGGCTGAGTTTAGAGCCAAGGAGACGCGTAAAGCTACTCTTCTTAGCACTGTGGGGCCTAAACTTCCAGTAACAGAGCATCGCACTTTACAGAAGCCTGTAACTTCTCAGTCACAAGCTGAGCTAAGAGCCAAGGAGACGTTCAAAGCTACTGGTGTTCAAGCAGTGGCGCCTTCTCTTCCTGTGCTTGACTATTGCACTTTGCAGAAGGCTGCAACTTCGCATTCACAAGATGAGTTAAGAGCCAAGACTCGCAAAGCTACTCTTGTTCACGCAGTGGAGCCTTATCTTCCAGTAACTGGGCATCTCACTTTGCAGAAGCCTGCAACTTCCCAATCACAAGCTGAGCTAAGAGCCAAGGAGACGCTCAAAGCGCCCAAAGCTACTCAAGCAGTGGTGCCTTCTCTTCCTGTGCTTGACTATTGCACTTTGCAGAATCCTGCAAGAGACTTTGTATCAGATGCTCAGGAAACAGCTGATTTTCAAGCTGTGGACAAACCGGAGAGGGTAATGGATCGCAGTTACACAACCAGGAAAGCTCCAGGTCCAAGGAGATCATCCCAAGATTGTAGAATGGATTCAGATAGAAGGATGGCAAACCAAAGGAGCCGTCGTACAGGTCACAACAAGCCTATAAGGTTTCCTAGAGTGATGTGCAGCTCTGTGGTTATGGACAACGAGAAGCTGAGAGTGGTGAATCTAGAGAAGAAGGTTGAGAAGGCAGGAGGGTTGAACGAATGGGTAGGATCTATAGGATTGGGGAGAGAGTTTGAGAGGATGCTGAGAGGACAGAGGATGAGTAAGTTTCAAATGGCGAATTTGACAATGGAGAAGCTTAAGCAGATGGGTGCTTTAGCCGTTGGACCTAGAAGAAAGCTTATACATGCTATTCGTTGTGTCTATCACCCTCATTGTCTTCGTGCTTCCTTTAACTAA
- the LOC103870303 gene encoding uncharacterized protein LOC103870303 isoform X7, producing MARQRPKQLEPNKIGSSKVGFDGGEEEEGWVFVKKQRVIIVLPSLPLPEPFSVEKPPGTSSQSQAERRDSVDVADTREAARVVVVPSLSLPEEFVLKKPETCQSLVELRDIIAADIHETTRLHAVVVPSLPLPEPFVLQKPPATSQLQAELRDGVVNMEKATPLHTMVPYVHLQKPETSQTQAEFRADKHEASLVHTVVSSLPVTEHTTLQKPATSKSQAEFRAKETRKATLLSTVGPKLPVTEHRTLQKPVTSQSQAELRAKETFKATGVQAVAPSLPVLDYCTLQKAATSHSQDELRAKTRKATLVHAVEPYLPVTGHLTLQKPATSQSQAELRAKETLKAPKATQAVVPSLPVLDYCTLQNPARDFVSDAQETADFQAVDKPERVMDRSYTTRKAPGPRRSSQDCRMDSDRRMANQRSRRTGHNKPIRFPRVMCSSVVMDNEKLRVVNLEKKVEKAGGLNEWVGSIGLGREFERMLRGQRMSKFQMANLTMEKLKQMGALAVGPRRKLIHAIRCVYHPHCLRASFN from the exons ATGGCGAGGCAAAGGCCGAAGCAGCTGGAGCCAAACAAGATTGGTTCTTCCAAGGTGGGTTTtgatggaggagaagaagaagaaggttggGTTTTTGTTAAGAAGCAGAGAGTCATCATTGTCTTGCCTTCTCTTCCTCTACCTGAGCCTTTCTCCGTGGAGAAGCCTCCTGGTACTTCTTCTCAATCACAAGCTGAGCGTAGAGACTCTGTTGATGTTGCTGATACTCGAGAAGCTGCTCGTGTGGTGGTGGTGCCTTCTCTTTCTCTACCTGAGgaatttgttttgaagaagCCTGAGACTTGTCAGTCACTAGTTGAGTTGAGAGACATTATTGCTGCGGATATACATGAGACTACTCGTCTTCACGCAGTGGTGGTGCCTTCTCTTCCTCTACCTGAGCCTTTCGTTTTGCAGAAGCCTCCTGCAACTTCTCAGTTACAAGCTGAGTTAAGAGATGGTGTTGTGAATATGGAAAAAGCTACTCCTCTTCATACAATGGTGCCTTATGTTCATTTGCAGAAACCTGAAACTTCTCAAACGCAAGCCGAGTTTAGAGCAGATAAGCATGAAGCTTCTCTTGTTCACACAGTGGTGTCTTCTCTTCCAGTAACTGAGCATACCACTTTGCAGAAGCCTGCAACTTCGAAATCACAA GCTGAGTTTAGAGCCAAGGAGACGCGTAAAGCTACTCTTCTTAGCACTGTGGGGCCTAAACTTCCAGTAACAGAGCATCGCACTTTACAGAAGCCTGTAACTTCTCAGTCACAAGCTGAGCTAAGAGCCAAGGAGACGTTCAAAGCTACTGGTGTTCAAGCAGTGGCGCCTTCTCTTCCTGTGCTTGACTATTGCACTTTGCAGAAGGCTGCAACTTCGCATTCACAAGATGAGTTAAGAGCCAAGACTCGCAAAGCTACTCTTGTTCACGCAGTGGAGCCTTATCTTCCAGTAACTGGGCATCTCACTTTGCAGAAGCCTGCAACTTCCCAATCACAAGCTGAGCTAAGAGCCAAGGAGACGCTCAAAGCGCCCAAAGCTACTCAAGCAGTGGTGCCTTCTCTTCCTGTGCTTGACTATTGCACTTTGCAGAATCCTGCAAGAGACTTTGTATCAGATGCTCAGGAAACAGCTGATTTTCAAGCTGTGGACAAACCGGAGAGGGTAATGGATCGCAGTTACACAACCAGGAAAGCTCCAGGTCCAAGGAGATCATCCCAAGATTGTAGAATGGATTCAGATAGAAGGATGGCAAACCAAAGGAGCCGTCGTACAGGTCACAACAAGCCTATAAGGTTTCCTAGAGTGATGTGCAGCTCTGTGGTTATGGACAACGAGAAGCTGAGAGTGGTGAATCTAGAGAAGAAGGTTGAGAAGGCAGGAGGGTTGAACGAATGGGTAGGATCTATAGGATTGGGGAGAGAGTTTGAGAGGATGCTGAGAGGACAGAGGATGAGTAAGTTTCAAATGGCGAATTTGACAATGGAGAAGCTTAAGCAGATGGGTGCTTTAGCCGTTGGACCTAGAAGAAAGCTTATACATGCTATTCGTTGTGTCTATCACCCTCATTGTCTTCGTGCTTCCTTTAACTAA
- the LOC103870303 gene encoding uncharacterized protein LOC103870303 isoform X2, with protein MARQRPKQLEPNKIGSSKVGFDGGEEEEGWVFVKKQRVIIVLPSLPLPEPFSVEKPPGTSSQSQAERRDSVDVADTREAARVVVVPSLSLPEEFVLKKPETCQSLVELRDIIAADIHETTRLHAVVVPSLPLPEPFVLQKPPATSQLQAELRDGVVNMEKATPLHTMVPYVHLQKPETSQTQAEFRADKHEASLVHTVVSSLPVTEHTTLQKPATSKSQAELRAEEMRKATLVHTVVPSLPITEHITLQKPVTSQSQAKIIVDKATLAHTVMPSRSVTEHITLQKPAASQSQAEFRAKETRKATLLSTVGPKLPVTEHRTLQKPVTSQSQAELRAKETFKATGVQAVAPSLPVLDYCTLQKAATSHSQDELRAKTRKATLVHAVEPYLPVTGHLTLQKPATSQSQAELRAKETLKAPKATQAVVPSLPVLDYCTLQNPARDFVSDAQETADFQAVDKPERVMDRSYTTRKAPGPRRSSQDCRMDSDRRMANQRSRRTGHNKPIRFPRVMCSSVVMDNEKLRVVNLEKKVEKAGGLNEWVGSIGLGREFERMLRGQRMSKFQMANLTMEKLKQMGALAVGPRRKLIHAIRCVYHPHCLRASFN; from the exons ATGGCGAGGCAAAGGCCGAAGCAGCTGGAGCCAAACAAGATTGGTTCTTCCAAGGTGGGTTTtgatggaggagaagaagaagaaggttggGTTTTTGTTAAGAAGCAGAGAGTCATCATTGTCTTGCCTTCTCTTCCTCTACCTGAGCCTTTCTCCGTGGAGAAGCCTCCTGGTACTTCTTCTCAATCACAAGCTGAGCGTAGAGACTCTGTTGATGTTGCTGATACTCGAGAAGCTGCTCGTGTGGTGGTGGTGCCTTCTCTTTCTCTACCTGAGgaatttgttttgaagaagCCTGAGACTTGTCAGTCACTAGTTGAGTTGAGAGACATTATTGCTGCGGATATACATGAGACTACTCGTCTTCACGCAGTGGTGGTGCCTTCTCTTCCTCTACCTGAGCCTTTCGTTTTGCAGAAGCCTCCTGCAACTTCTCAGTTACAAGCTGAGTTAAGAGATGGTGTTGTGAATATGGAAAAAGCTACTCCTCTTCATACAATGGTGCCTTATGTTCATTTGCAGAAACCTGAAACTTCTCAAACGCAAGCCGAGTTTAGAGCAGATAAGCATGAAGCTTCTCTTGTTCACACAGTGGTGTCTTCTCTTCCAGTAACTGAGCATACCACTTTGCAGAAGCCTGCAACTTCGAAATCACAAGCTGAGT TAAGAGCTGAGGAGATGCGCAAAGCTACTCTTGTTCACACTGTGGTGCCTTCTCTTCCGATAACTGAACATATAACTTTGCAGAAGCCTGTAACTTCTCAGTCACAAGCTAAGATAATAGTGGACAAAGCTACTCTTGCTCACACAGTGATGCCTTCTCGTTCGGTAACTGAACATATCACTTTGCAAAAGCCTGCAGCTTCACAATCACAGGCTGAGTTTAGAGCCAAGGAGACGCGTAAAGCTACTCTTCTTAGCACTGTGGGGCCTAAACTTCCAGTAACAGAGCATCGCACTTTACAGAAGCCTGTAACTTCTCAGTCACAAGCTGAGCTAAGAGCCAAGGAGACGTTCAAAGCTACTGGTGTTCAAGCAGTGGCGCCTTCTCTTCCTGTGCTTGACTATTGCACTTTGCAGAAGGCTGCAACTTCGCATTCACAAGATGAGTTAAGAGCCAAGACTCGCAAAGCTACTCTTGTTCACGCAGTGGAGCCTTATCTTCCAGTAACTGGGCATCTCACTTTGCAGAAGCCTGCAACTTCCCAATCACAAGCTGAGCTAAGAGCCAAGGAGACGCTCAAAGCGCCCAAAGCTACTCAAGCAGTGGTGCCTTCTCTTCCTGTGCTTGACTATTGCACTTTGCAGAATCCTGCAAGAGACTTTGTATCAGATGCTCAGGAAACAGCTGATTTTCAAGCTGTGGACAAACCGGAGAGGGTAATGGATCGCAGTTACACAACCAGGAAAGCTCCAGGTCCAAGGAGATCATCCCAAGATTGTAGAATGGATTCAGATAGAAGGATGGCAAACCAAAGGAGCCGTCGTACAGGTCACAACAAGCCTATAAGGTTTCCTAGAGTGATGTGCAGCTCTGTGGTTATGGACAACGAGAAGCTGAGAGTGGTGAATCTAGAGAAGAAGGTTGAGAAGGCAGGAGGGTTGAACGAATGGGTAGGATCTATAGGATTGGGGAGAGAGTTTGAGAGGATGCTGAGAGGACAGAGGATGAGTAAGTTTCAAATGGCGAATTTGACAATGGAGAAGCTTAAGCAGATGGGTGCTTTAGCCGTTGGACCTAGAAGAAAGCTTATACATGCTATTCGTTGTGTCTATCACCCTCATTGTCTTCGTGCTTCCTTTAACTAA